The Nakamurella antarctica genomic interval TGGCGCGCGCGTGGCAATCGCCTGGCTCGCTGCTGCCTGCGGCCACTGCCGTCATTGCATCGGTGGCTGGGAAACGCTGTGTGAGTCCCAACAGAATTCCGGCTACTCCATAAACGGAACCTTCGCTGACTATGTGGTTGTCGATGCCGCGTTCGCCTGCCCGGTCCCCGACGGCGTCACCTCCAGGGACGCAGCCCCGCTCACGTGCGCGGGTGTCACCACATACAAGGCGATCAAGGTCGCGGGTGTTGCCCCTGCTGAGATGGTTGCCGTCTTCGGAATCGGCGGCCTCGGCCACCTTGCCCTGCAATACGCGCGCATCGCGGGCGGCTTTGTCGTAGCTGTCGACATTCAAGATGACAAGTTAGCAATGGCAACGGAATTGGGCGCTGACCATGTGGTGAATGCCAAGACGACCGACCCGGTCGAAGCGATCCAGGCACTCGGCGGCGCCGACGTGGCTGTCGCGCTGGCGGCCTCGGCGGAATCGTTTGACCAAGCCTTCCGATCCCTGCGCCGCGGCGGCCGCTTGGTATGCGTCGCAATGCCAGCCAACGATGGCGTCATCGACGTGCCGATCTTCGATCTGGTCATCGGTGGCAAGTCGGTGATCGGATCGATTGTCGGCACCCGCAACGATCTAGCCGACGTTTTCGCGCTGCACGCCGCGGGTCGCACCAAGGTCGTCATTGTCGATCGCACTTTGGATGAGGTCAACGAAGCTATGGCTGACGTGTTGTCCGGCAAGATCGCCGCCCGCGTGGTGTTCAAGCTGTAGCCAGCGCAGGAGCGTGGTGACCTCAACGATGAAAAGCATGTGGGCGGCGAACAAAGAACGTGTGCTCTTCGTCGTCTCCACTGCGCTCCTGCTCGCCGGGATCATCGCCTGGTCGTTGTCGGCATCTGCCACATCAGCGGGGCTGTGGATTACTGGAACTGTTCTAGGGCTCGTGTTCTCGCTGGCGTGGACAATTCAAGCAGTCCGCGCTGGCCAGTGGAGCGTTGACGTCATCGCGGTCCTCGGGCTTGCTGGCGCGTTGGCGGTCAACGAGCCTTTCGCCGGTGCGATGATCACCGTGATGCTCGCCAGCGGTCAGTTGCTTGAGGCCAGGGCATCGGCGCGGGCGCGCCGGGAGCTGAGTTTGCTCATCCAGCGTGCCCCTCGGACCGCCCGGCGCCGAAGCGAAGAAGCAGTAACCGAAGTCCCGGTAGCCGACGTCGTAGCTGGTGACCGACTCCTCGTCGGCACCGGCGAAGTAGTTCCCGTGGACGGCCGCCTGTTGTCGACCGCGGTTCTCGACGAGTCCGCGCTCACCGGCGAGCCGCTTCCCGTGGAGCGGGTCACGGGCGAAGACATTCG includes:
- a CDS encoding zinc-dependent alcohol dehydrogenase produces the protein MKAAVVTGFTAPLEIQDLTVPEPGPGQVLVRIEYSGLCHTDIHAAHGDWPAKPSPPFIPGHEGIGFVEKLGSGVTEPAVGARVAIAWLAAACGHCRHCIGGWETLCESQQNSGYSINGTFADYVVVDAAFACPVPDGVTSRDAAPLTCAGVTTYKAIKVAGVAPAEMVAVFGIGGLGHLALQYARIAGGFVVAVDIQDDKLAMATELGADHVVNAKTTDPVEAIQALGGADVAVALAASAESFDQAFRSLRRGGRLVCVAMPANDGVIDVPIFDLVIGGKSVIGSIVGTRNDLADVFALHAAGRTKVVIVDRTLDEVNEAMADVLSGKIAARVVFKL